Proteins encoded in a region of the Borrelia hermsii DAH genome:
- a CDS encoding collagen-like triple helix repeat-containing protein yields the protein MIYFMTIMCMVMCISSFLGFLNCTGPAGARGPAGPSGASGPPGSRGPRGERGLCGGQLSDKQFYKIELLLNGSHFNLISAYWANKREFELQEAKFNKDIPFEYNEKFKKEFEGDLKKTDIYASLDHNEMYVMKLKYIIDTLLEVGGDDNIESAFNLLKVLKLSGGLVRSVIIAVDNNACGLLLLTEGDVNKLSLLISNMLFVRGDLIGHIQAVLDEAAGFDKKDIVKIKGKLKLITAKGGRIHNKIAKKSGNKSLQSLCDSINRIIEKTLIWSRFL from the coding sequence ATGATTTATTTCATGACAATAATGTGTATGGTAATGTGTATTTCAAGTTTTTTGGGTTTTTTAAATTGTACTGGGCCAGCAGGAGCACGAGGACCAGCAGGGCCATCAGGAGCATCTGGACCACCTGGGTCTAGAGGGCCTAGAGGTGAGCGAGGGCTATGCGGGGGACAGTTGTCAGATAAACAATTTTATAAGATTGAATTGCTACTAAATGGGAGTCACTTCAATCTTATAAGTGCATATTGGGCAAACAAGCGGGAATTTGAGTTGCAAGAAGCTAAGTTTAATAAAGATATTCCATTTGAATATAATGAAAAATTTAAAAAAGAATTTGAGGGTGATTTAAAAAAGACCGATATTTATGCTAGTTTAGATCATAATGAGATGTATGTTATGAAATTAAAATACATAATAGATACTTTATTAGAAGTAGGTGGTGATGATAATATAGAATCTGCTTTTAATTTACTTAAAGTTTTAAAGCTTAGTGGGGGGTTAGTTCGGTCAGTTATAATAGCTGTAGATAATAATGCATGTGGGCTGCTTTTGTTGACTGAAGGGGATGTTAATAAACTTAGTTTGCTTATAAGCAATATGTTATTTGTAAGGGGAGATTTGATAGGGCATATTCAAGCAGTGCTAGATGAAGCAGCAGGTTTTGATAAGAAAGATATAGTAAAAATTAAAGGTAAGCTTAAGCTTATTACTGCTAAAGGCGGGCGGATCCATAATAAAATTGCTAAAAAAAGTGGTAACAAAAGCTTACAAAGTTTATGCGATTCAATAAATAGGATAATTGAAAAAACTTTAATATGGTCTAGATTTCTGTAG